The Impatiens glandulifera chromosome 3, dImpGla2.1, whole genome shotgun sequence genome contains a region encoding:
- the LOC124931583 gene encoding uncharacterized protein LOC124931583 — translation MSSTIITDEIRSKADEFYQGHEKCSEKSKFLLNEVGLPTGLLPLKDMIECGYIKETGFVWMKQKKKIEHKFEKIGKLVSYSELITAQIEQNKIKKLTGVKAKELLLWITINEICLEVPSTGKLKFQTPAGLFRLFPVSAFEEIVGEKKDAVITQEEEKEKEEEAEKKVVAGAGAGAATVVSVEVKEA, via the coding sequence ATGTCTTCCACTATCATCACCGACGAAATCAGATCCAAAGCAGATGAATTCTACCAAGGCCACGAAAAATGTTCAGAGAAATCAAAGTTCTTACTCAATGAAGTTGGCTTACCCACTGGTCTTCTTCCTCTTAAAGACATGATTGAATGTGGTTACATTAAAGAAACGGGTTTCGTTTGGATGAAACAGAAGAAGAAAATCGAACATAAGTTTGAAAAGATTGGAAAACTTGTTAGTTATTCTGAATTAATCACTGCCCAGATCGAACAAAACAAGATCAAGAAACTTACTGGTGTTAAAGCTAAGGAACTTCTTCTCTGGATTACGATTAATGAAATTTGCCTTGAAGTTCCGTCCACCGGAAAACTCAAGTTTCAGACTCCGGCTGGACTTTTCCGGCTGTTTCCAGTTTCTGCTTTTGAGGAGATTGTGGGAGAGAAGAAGGATGCGGTGATTACTCAGGAAGAGGAGaaagagaaggaggaggaggctGAGAAGAAAGTTGtcgccggcgccggcgccggaGCTGCTACGGTTGTTTCTGTGGAAGTGAAGGAAGCTTGA